The Prevotella sp. oral taxon 299 str. F0039 genome has a segment encoding these proteins:
- a CDS encoding DUF5715 family protein, whose protein sequence is MSKKRYIQGFLMIVVLLAIVKCVFPGIASNKDTLAKELLTETDTVTAKSDSILTQTQVNESNISILTSRFFNDDGSEVKHKIYSVPSYKDAFPDQNDIQLLSAQKYGVSPVTNREEAETRKSELVYVGSNPYFYVETLKQSIPYLVPRASILLQDIGRTFFDSLTVKGIPLHKIIVTSVMRSKDDVTKLRGHNRNATVNSCHLYGTTFDICYNRYQTVEAPDGIQRRKVRNDTLKWVLSEVLNDMRLSKRCHIKYEVHQGCFHITVK, encoded by the coding sequence ATGTCAAAGAAGAGATATATACAAGGCTTTCTAATGATAGTTGTATTATTGGCTATTGTTAAATGTGTTTTCCCAGGAATAGCTTCTAATAAAGATACTCTTGCAAAAGAACTGCTTACCGAAACTGATACGGTTACTGCAAAGTCTGATTCTATTCTTACACAAACACAGGTGAACGAAAGTAATATCTCGATCTTAACATCAAGGTTTTTTAATGATGACGGCTCTGAAGTGAAGCACAAAATATATAGTGTTCCTAGTTATAAAGATGCTTTCCCAGATCAAAATGACATACAACTTCTTTCTGCACAAAAGTATGGTGTCTCTCCTGTTACTAACAGAGAAGAGGCAGAAACACGTAAATCTGAATTGGTTTATGTAGGTAGTAATCCTTATTTTTATGTAGAAACACTTAAGCAAAGTATTCCTTATTTAGTGCCAAGAGCATCTATTTTGTTGCAAGATATTGGTAGAACATTTTTTGATAGTTTAACCGTTAAAGGAATTCCTTTACACAAAATCATTGTAACTAGCGTGATGAGAAGCAAAGATGATGTAACAAAACTAAGAGGGCATAATAGAAATGCAACAGTAAATAGTTGTCATTTATATGGAACAACTTTTGATATTTGTTATAATAGATATCAAACTGTAGAGGCTCCAGATGGTATTCAACGTAGAAAAGTTCGTAATGATACATTGAAGTGGGTGTTGAGCGAGGTGTTAAATGATATGCGTTTAAGTAAACGCTGTCACATAAAATACGAAGTACATCAAGGTTGTTTTCATATTACGGTGAAATAA
- the rpe gene encoding ribulose-phosphate 3-epimerase produces the protein MEVIISPSLLSADFINLQKDIDMINKSEADWLHLDIMDGTFVPNISFGFPVISAVAKACKKTLDAHFMIEHPEHYIAQTAKLGVEIMCVHYEACVHLHRTIQEIHSTGMKAGVALNPSTPVSVLEDILDDLDLVLIMSVNPGFGGQKFIPNALKKVAQLRQEIDKRNLSTIIEVDGGVQGDNAKALIDAGANALVSGSYIFNSSNPEDTIKELKRITTFKR, from the coding sequence ATGGAAGTAATTATTTCCCCCTCTCTCCTATCTGCAGATTTCATTAATCTACAGAAAGATATTGACATGATCAATAAAAGTGAAGCAGATTGGCTTCATTTAGATATTATGGATGGCACGTTTGTACCTAATATTTCTTTTGGTTTCCCTGTAATAAGTGCTGTCGCAAAAGCGTGTAAAAAGACACTTGATGCTCATTTTATGATTGAACACCCTGAACACTACATTGCCCAAACAGCGAAACTAGGCGTCGAAATAATGTGTGTTCACTATGAAGCGTGTGTTCATTTACATAGAACTATTCAAGAAATTCACTCTACAGGAATGAAAGCAGGAGTAGCATTAAATCCTAGTACTCCTGTTTCTGTTCTCGAAGATATTTTAGATGATCTTGATTTAGTTTTGATTATGAGTGTAAATCCTGGATTCGGAGGACAAAAGTTTATACCCAATGCTCTCAAAAAAGTTGCTCAGCTGCGACAAGAAATTGATAAAAGAAACTTATCAACTATTATAGAAGTAGACGGAGGTGTCCAAGGAGATAATGCAAAAGCGTTAATAGATGCAGGAGCAAATGCCCTAGTTAGTGGAAGTTATATATTTAATTCTTCTAATCCTGAGGATACTATTAAAGAATTAAAACGAATAACTACTTTTAAACGATAA
- a CDS encoding NADP-specific glutamate dehydrogenase: MKANEVLETLKQRFPNEPEYIQAVTEVLETIEEEYNKHPEFERVNLIERLCIPDRIIQFRVTWVDDKGNAQTNMGYRVQHNNVIGPYKGGIRFHKSVNLSILKFLAFEQTFKNALTTLPMGGAKGGSDFSPRGKSNAEVMRFCQAFMQELYRHIGADEDIPAGDIGVGGREVGYMFGQYKKLTHLFTGVLTGKGKYFGGSNIRPEATGYGNIYFLQNMLKTQNQSLKGKRVLVSGSGNVAQYTVEKLIELGAIPVTLSDSDGYIYDPDGIDSEKLAFVMELKNIERGRIKEYAEHYGVKYVPGGRPWGEMADIATPCATQNEINEEDAKTLVANGVIAISEGANMPTTPEAIKVFQDAKILYAPGKASNAGGVAVSGLEMTQNSERLNWSREEVDFKLHSIMDDIHENCVKYGTEADGYINYVKGANIAGFLKVANAMMAQGIV; the protein is encoded by the coding sequence ATGAAAGCAAATGAAGTTTTAGAAACTCTTAAACAAAGATTTCCTAATGAACCTGAGTATATTCAGGCTGTAACAGAGGTGCTAGAAACGATTGAAGAAGAATATAACAAGCACCCAGAGTTTGAGAGAGTGAACCTTATTGAACGTCTATGTATTCCCGATAGAATTATTCAATTCAGAGTAACATGGGTAGACGACAAAGGTAATGCACAAACCAATATGGGTTATCGAGTTCAACATAATAATGTAATTGGTCCATATAAAGGTGGTATCCGCTTTCATAAGTCGGTTAACTTATCCATCTTAAAGTTCTTGGCTTTTGAACAAACCTTTAAGAATGCCTTAACAACTCTTCCTATGGGAGGTGCAAAAGGCGGTTCTGATTTCTCACCACGTGGTAAGAGTAATGCAGAAGTTATGCGCTTCTGTCAAGCCTTTATGCAAGAGCTTTATCGCCATATTGGAGCAGACGAAGATATTCCTGCAGGCGACATTGGCGTTGGAGGTCGTGAAGTTGGATATATGTTTGGTCAATATAAGAAGTTAACTCATTTGTTTACTGGTGTTTTAACAGGAAAAGGAAAATACTTTGGAGGTTCTAATATACGCCCTGAAGCAACAGGATATGGTAATATCTACTTCCTACAAAATATGCTTAAAACACAAAATCAATCACTAAAAGGAAAACGTGTTCTTGTTTCTGGATCAGGAAATGTTGCTCAATATACTGTTGAAAAGCTTATCGAATTAGGAGCTATTCCTGTTACATTATCTGATTCCGATGGTTACATTTACGACCCAGATGGTATTGATTCTGAAAAATTGGCATTCGTAATGGAACTAAAGAACATTGAACGTGGAAGAATAAAGGAATATGCTGAGCACTATGGAGTGAAGTATGTACCAGGCGGAAGACCATGGGGTGAAATGGCAGATATTGCTACTCCTTGTGCAACACAGAACGAAATTAATGAAGAAGATGCTAAAACTCTTGTTGCAAATGGTGTTATTGCAATCAGCGAAGGTGCGAACATGCCAACTACTCCTGAAGCAATTAAAGTGTTCCAAGATGCAAAAATACTATATGCGCCAGGCAAAGCATCTAACGCTGGCGGTGTTGCTGTATCTGGATTAGAAATGACTCAGAACTCAGAACGATTAAACTGGAGCCGTGAAGAAGTAGATTTTAAGCTACATAGCATAATGGATGATATTCATGAGAACTGCGTTAAATACGGAACAGAAGCAGACGGATATATCAATTATGTTAAAGGTGCAAATATCGCAGGCTTCTTGAAAGTGGCAAATGCAATGATGGCGCAAGGTATTGTATAA
- a CDS encoding DUF4230 domain-containing protein: MNQQENKSNNIKELLLRWLFKRSNILILAICAVVVVVLLVFFSIRKTFIGINDNKKTGFTVTQIQQIRTLGEWEFLSISTEEMVDSTLHGFFGDAELVRIYYGTLHLGINFRDAKPGWAKLEGDSLTVTLPAIKLLDNNFIDEAKTVSFFEKGSWDAKARQEIYQKAYKRIYNRCMTKENITSAQENAEMQMKNFFRAMGIQKINIQIEEAKK; this comes from the coding sequence ATGAATCAGCAGGAAAATAAATCTAATAACATAAAAGAGTTGCTTTTAAGATGGCTTTTTAAAAGAAGTAATATCTTAATATTAGCTATTTGCGCTGTAGTTGTAGTGGTTCTTCTTGTATTTTTCAGTATAAGAAAGACTTTTATTGGTATCAACGACAATAAAAAAACAGGCTTTACAGTAACTCAAATCCAACAAATTAGGACTTTAGGAGAATGGGAATTCCTTTCTATCAGTACTGAAGAAATGGTAGATTCTACTCTACATGGCTTCTTTGGAGATGCAGAATTGGTTCGTATCTATTACGGAACACTTCATCTAGGCATTAATTTTAGAGATGCAAAACCAGGCTGGGCAAAACTAGAAGGAGACTCTTTAACTGTCACACTACCTGCTATTAAGTTGCTAGACAACAACTTTATAGATGAAGCTAAAACGGTTTCATTCTTCGAAAAAGGTTCTTGGGACGCTAAAGCACGACAAGAAATATATCAAAAAGCTTACAAACGCATATATAATAGATGTATGACAAAAGAGAATATTACATCTGCTCAAGAGAATGCAGAAATGCAAATGAAAAACTTTTTTAGAGCAATGGGTATTCAAAAGATCAATATTCAAATTGAAGAAGCAAAGAAATAA
- a CDS encoding DUF4230 domain-containing protein produces the protein MKVFSIAILFVFLLVGCKKNKTLDTPESIDTIPMLVTQVQKCSRLYSAEVKVRKIITHTDEKEISGKFLNQSFNIKLPGSQRKLAIPIDATIKAYIDFNNFSSSNIICNKDQINIILPDPQLTLTSSLIDHSNIKQYVSLIRSNFTDEELAHYEQEGRKAIIKDIPKLDVLELARISAAKTLIPIFVGLGFKEENITITFRKEINGNNASSLITNTIKRDESAGK, from the coding sequence ATGAAGGTATTTAGTATTGCTATTCTATTTGTTTTTCTGTTAGTAGGATGTAAAAAGAATAAGACATTAGATACTCCTGAAAGTATAGATACAATTCCTATGCTAGTTACTCAGGTTCAAAAATGTTCTCGTTTATATTCCGCTGAAGTAAAAGTTAGAAAGATAATAACCCATACCGACGAGAAAGAAATTTCAGGTAAATTTCTCAATCAATCATTCAATATAAAACTTCCGGGAAGCCAACGCAAGCTGGCTATACCTATTGATGCAACTATTAAAGCCTATATTGACTTTAATAATTTTTCCTCTTCAAATATAATATGCAATAAAGACCAAATAAATATTATATTACCTGATCCACAATTAACGCTTACTTCTTCTCTTATAGACCACTCTAATATTAAGCAATACGTTTCTCTTATTCGTAGCAACTTTACAGATGAAGAGCTTGCCCATTACGAACAAGAAGGAAGAAAGGCTATAATCAAAGATATTCCAAAGTTAGATGTATTAGAACTTGCACGCATAAGTGCAGCAAAAACACTTATTCCTATTTTTGTTGGCTTAGGATTTAAGGAAGAAAACATAACGATAACGTTTAGAAAAGAAATTAATGGCAACAATGCTTCATCGTTAATAACCAATACAATAAAACGAGATGAATCAGCAGGAAAATAA
- a CDS encoding DUF4890 domain-containing protein, with product MKKMMFSLLAMLMFCSTAFAQGCCKKDREKKDVCKGNFAQKRTEQMVERYGLNSDQKAKLLAVNTAFFEKYGKKCNGCPNKDQANKDCCGKKQEAKQCCCKEKQEAKQCCCNKKECSKEAPGNSKCNQSICEKENNKEQVKADVAKYKSDLKQIFTKEQYEKYENDIKERQEHLKVAMEKRQAE from the coding sequence ATGAAAAAAATGATGTTTTCATTGCTTGCTATGCTCATGTTTTGTTCAACAGCTTTTGCTCAAGGATGTTGTAAAAAAGATAGAGAAAAGAAAGATGTTTGTAAAGGTAATTTTGCTCAAAAGCGTACGGAACAAATGGTGGAACGCTATGGTTTAAATAGTGATCAAAAGGCAAAATTACTTGCTGTAAATACCGCTTTTTTTGAAAAATATGGCAAAAAATGCAATGGATGTCCTAACAAAGATCAAGCAAACAAAGATTGTTGCGGTAAAAAACAAGAAGCAAAACAATGTTGTTGTAAAGAAAAACAAGAAGCAAAACAATGTTGTTGTAACAAAAAAGAATGTTCTAAAGAGGCTCCAGGAAACAGCAAATGTAACCAGAGCATTTGTGAAAAAGAAAACAATAAAGAACAAGTTAAGGCTGATGTTGCAAAGTATAAAAGCGATTTAAAGCAAATATTTACAAAAGAACAATATGAGAAATACGAGAATGATATTAAGGAAAGACAAGAACACCTTAAAGTCGCAATGGAGAAGAGACAAGCAGAGTAA
- a CDS encoding DUF4738 domain-containing protein: MRRIMIKMLFYTFFVSTLTILQVGCVKKKDTNNIITHKEEKKRPKPIQKVGDFSQTRVVSWLGHNVKITTERLADKDLSLVQDENGNKYYDNKIILKIHRSDGSIFLERVFYKSDFSKFIDTSADKTTALLGVVFDRVNGDHLLFAASVGSPDNMSDEFIPLVLKVTKSGSLSIYKDTQMDTNDGSIQKSEQITEEDEEGV; encoded by the coding sequence ATGAGACGAATTATGATCAAAATGCTATTCTATACTTTTTTTGTTTCAACTCTTACTATATTACAAGTTGGATGCGTAAAAAAGAAAGATACAAATAATATAATAACACATAAAGAAGAAAAAAAACGACCCAAACCAATACAAAAGGTAGGTGATTTTTCACAGACAAGAGTGGTGTCATGGTTAGGGCATAATGTTAAAATTACCACTGAACGTTTAGCAGATAAAGATCTTTCTCTTGTTCAAGATGAGAACGGGAATAAATATTATGATAACAAAATAATACTGAAAATACACCGTTCTGATGGTTCTATATTTTTAGAACGAGTATTTTATAAATCAGATTTTTCTAAATTTATAGATACTTCTGCAGATAAAACCACTGCTCTTCTTGGAGTAGTTTTTGATAGAGTAAATGGTGATCACTTACTATTTGCAGCAAGTGTAGGCTCTCCTGATAATATGAGTGATGAATTTATACCACTTGTTTTAAAAGTTACCAAGTCGGGTAGCCTATCAATATATAAAGACACTCAAATGGATACCAATGATGGTAGTATTCAAAAATCAGAACAGATTACAGAGGAAGACGAAGAAGGGGTATAG
- a CDS encoding glycosyltransferase family 90 protein: MALEGNDVASNLKWVMSSNSIAVMPKPTCETWFMEGTLIPNYHYIEVKDDFSDLEERIRYYIEHTDEAEAIVKHAHEYVEVFKNKEREDAIALLTLDKYFRLVNH, from the coding sequence ATGGCTTTAGAAGGTAATGACGTTGCTAGTAATCTGAAGTGGGTAATGTCTTCAAATTCTATAGCAGTGATGCCAAAGCCTACTTGTGAAACATGGTTTATGGAGGGAACACTTATTCCTAATTACCATTATATAGAAGTTAAAGATGATTTTTCTGATCTTGAAGAACGCATTCGCTATTACATCGAACATACTGATGAAGCTGAAGCAATTGTAAAACATGCACATGAATATGTAGAAGTTTTTAAAAATAAAGAACGAGAAGATGCTATTGCATTACTCACTCTGGATAAGTATTTTAGATTAGTAAATCATTAA
- a CDS encoding PdxA family protein, which produces MENRKLRIAITHGDTNGVGYEMILKAFTTPELLELCTPIIYGSPKLAAYHSKVLEIPTNFTIINSAREATDGKVNLLTCFDEEIKVDFAHPSKDSGVAAIRALDAAITDYREGLYDVLVSAPIDSANINVEGVPFKGITHYLETCIGKANDALQIYSNEYLRIATLTNYIDIKDLPNYITKENIIEKVTTLHKTLQKDYRISLPRIAVLAFNPDGNGEEEKNIIAPAITQLANEGINAFGPFAADRFWDNDEFGMFDAVLAMYHDQGIVPLKTLVQSDNVLTISGLPIVCTAPALFSPFNDAGEGIVNENCLRQAIYQAIDIFRNRITFEEPYANPLKKLYHEKRDEVEKGRFSNNRQRDNQKNSNSEQKNEE; this is translated from the coding sequence ATGGAAAATAGAAAGTTACGCATTGCAATAACTCACGGAGATACCAATGGTGTTGGATATGAAATGATTTTAAAAGCATTTACAACCCCAGAGTTATTAGAATTATGCACTCCTATTATATATGGCTCACCAAAGCTTGCAGCCTATCATTCTAAGGTTTTAGAAATACCAACCAACTTTACAATTATCAACAGTGCTCGTGAGGCAACAGATGGAAAAGTGAATCTTCTAACATGTTTTGATGAAGAAATTAAAGTAGATTTTGCTCATCCAAGTAAAGATTCTGGTGTTGCAGCAATAAGAGCTTTAGATGCAGCAATAACTGATTATAGAGAAGGCTTGTATGATGTTTTGGTATCTGCGCCTATCGATAGCGCAAATATAAATGTAGAAGGTGTTCCTTTTAAAGGAATCACTCACTACCTTGAGACTTGTATTGGTAAAGCAAACGATGCACTGCAAATTTATAGTAATGAGTATTTACGTATTGCAACTTTAACAAATTACATTGATATTAAAGATCTTCCTAATTATATAACCAAGGAAAATATCATTGAGAAAGTAACAACTTTGCATAAAACTCTACAAAAAGATTATCGTATTTCTTTGCCACGTATTGCTGTATTAGCCTTTAATCCAGATGGAAATGGTGAAGAAGAGAAGAACATTATTGCTCCTGCAATAACTCAGTTAGCAAATGAAGGCATAAACGCATTTGGCCCTTTTGCTGCAGATCGTTTCTGGGATAACGATGAGTTTGGTATGTTTGATGCTGTTTTGGCTATGTACCACGATCAAGGTATTGTTCCTTTAAAGACTTTAGTGCAATCAGACAATGTATTAACTATAAGTGGATTACCAATCGTATGCACTGCTCCTGCCTTATTTTCTCCTTTTAATGATGCAGGAGAAGGTATTGTTAATGAGAATTGTTTACGACAAGCAATATACCAAGCAATTGATATTTTTAGAAATAGAATTACATTTGAAGAACCTTATGCTAATCCTCTTAAAAAATTATATCACGAAAAGAGAGATGAAGTAGAAAAGGGACGCTTCTCTAACAACAGACAGAGAGATAATCAGAAGAATTCTAATTCAGAGCAAAAAAATGAGGAATAA
- the rlmN gene encoding 23S rRNA (adenine(2503)-C(2))-methyltransferase RlmN, which translates to MMTDKQALLGMSLFELKQAVTNLGMAEFTAKQIAKWLYSQHVSSIDEMTNISKSNREKLKEHFYIGCANFIDAQYSKDGTIKYLFPTQSGKFVETVYIPDKDRATLCVSSQVGCKMNCLFCQTGKQGFEGNLTSCDILNQIYSLPERDKLTNIVFMGQGEPMDNFDNVLRTTQILTSDYGYAWSPKRITVSSVGVKGKLERFLNESDCHVAISMHNPIASERESIMPAEKGMSIDSIVELLRNYDFAHQRRLSFEYIIFDGLNDTKEHAQYIVDLVRGLECRFNLIRFHQIPNVSLNPTNEKKMELFRDYLTSHGVFTTIRASRGQDIFAACGLLSTAKKEKNS; encoded by the coding sequence ATGATGACAGACAAACAGGCACTTTTAGGAATGTCTTTGTTTGAACTAAAACAAGCTGTAACCAATTTGGGTATGGCTGAATTTACAGCAAAGCAGATTGCAAAATGGTTATATTCACAACATGTTTCGTCAATAGATGAAATGACCAATATATCTAAAAGCAATCGAGAAAAGCTCAAAGAACATTTTTATATAGGCTGTGCAAACTTTATAGATGCACAGTATTCTAAAGATGGAACCATAAAATATCTGTTCCCAACTCAATCGGGAAAATTTGTAGAAACGGTATACATTCCAGATAAAGATCGTGCAACTCTTTGTGTTTCGTCACAGGTTGGTTGCAAAATGAATTGTTTATTCTGTCAAACAGGTAAACAAGGATTTGAAGGAAACCTCACTTCTTGCGATATTCTTAATCAAATTTATTCTCTTCCAGAACGTGATAAGTTAACCAATATCGTGTTTATGGGGCAAGGAGAGCCTATGGATAATTTTGATAATGTTTTAAGAACAACTCAAATTCTCACCTCTGATTATGGCTATGCATGGAGTCCTAAACGCATAACAGTTAGCAGTGTTGGTGTAAAAGGCAAGTTAGAACGATTCTTAAACGAAAGTGATTGTCATGTAGCAATAAGTATGCATAATCCAATAGCTAGTGAACGAGAAAGTATTATGCCTGCAGAAAAAGGAATGTCGATAGATAGCATTGTAGAATTACTAAGGAACTACGACTTTGCTCATCAACGTAGACTCTCTTTTGAATATATTATTTTTGATGGTTTGAATGATACTAAAGAACATGCACAATATATAGTAGATCTTGTTCGAGGTCTAGAATGTCGTTTTAATCTCATTCGCTTTCATCAAATTCCAAATGTCTCGCTTAATCCAACCAATGAGAAAAAGATGGAACTATTTAGAGATTACCTCACTTCTCATGGTGTTTTTACAACAATTAGAGCAAGTAGAGGACAAGATATATTTGCTGCTTGTGGTTTATTATCAACTGCAAAGAAAGAAAAAAACAGCTAA